A stretch of DNA from Glycine max cultivar Williams 82 chromosome 18, Glycine_max_v4.0, whole genome shotgun sequence:
TTAAGAAACTGTATCTAAAAAGCTGTCTAATTTCTTACCTCTTCTGATTTATCTTTTGTCTACTTTCGGGCATGTGTGTATGCTCAAATTGGGGTATCGACATATGGTTCATGTCTCAATGTTCAAAGCAGAATCGTCTGGAGTTGAACTTCTATTACTCTGGAGCAATCTGTTTGATATTGGGGAGTTGTTGAAAATCAAGTTTGCATAGACAGGAGATGTATATTGAATGCTTTTACCATTTACAGTTTGATTGAGTGGATCAACTTGGCTTCATGCTTAGTAATATGTTAGTGCTGTGCATACTTGGGGCCAGATAATCTTACatgatatttgtttgtgaatagtCTAGTGGTATTCTATATCTTCCTTAAAATTTTGTTGATCACTCACTTCCCTTTAATATCATGTGTATTGATCATAACTGTGAAGAACTGTTGCATATGGAGTTGATGTAGGAGATAATGACTTACCAAAAAGCATGCAAAAACGGGACTGTGTTAGGAACTGAAAATTTAAAACTGGGAAGGGAATGGTATGTGTATTATTTACTGTAAAAGAAATATTACaactttcttttcatatttgcaAGATTTAAAAACAGTGAAGTCATGGATGAAATGCTCTAAAACTTTGTGGTGTGTTCTGTGATAATAATGTTGACAATAATTCATTGTTTTCCCTTGCCTGGTTTGTGCCTAGTGTAAACAGTTTCTACTTTTCCATTTCAGAACTTTTCAACCAGCTATGTTTATAGTTTCTGTTAATTCTTTACTTCAAGTATATAGGAAATTAGGAtgtcatcacacagctgactcaATGCAACAAAATTTGTGTCTTTTATGTGATTAGGTTGGAGATATTCTAGGAAAAGGGGCAATGAAGACAGTGTATAAAGCAATTGATGAGGTACTTGGAATAGAAGTAGCATGGAGCCAGGTCAAACTCAACGAGGCACTTCGCAAACCAGAAGACTTGGAGCGGCTTTATTTAGAGGTTCATCTCCTCAGCACTCTCAAGCACCAATCCATCATGAGATTCTACACGTCTTGGATTGATGTTGACAACAAGACCTTCAATTTCATTACAGAAATGTTTACTTCAGGGACACTGAGAGAGTAACTTCCTTTCTAACTATAAATTAGGCAATGCTTAAGTCCCATTTTGCAGTTCCTTTGAAATGGAGTACAACATCTTTATTGCCCATACCATAAACTATATGCctcttttcatttaatattgaCATTTTATTATGCTAGTGTTCAGGTTCATTCTATGCTAATGTGTGCATGGGTGGAATATTGTATTTTAAACTCCTTAAGATAGGGATATGCAGTTTCGTGGCATGCACATTTGGAAATGTTAAATTACtggatttattttatctttatatcaTATGCATGAATGATTACAGAATTAACCTTGAAATCACTATAAAAAGTACTTTAATTGATAAGTTTGTGGCTTGTGCAGATACAGGAAGAAATACAAGCACATAGGCCTACAAGCAATAAAGAGTTGGACTCGCCTAATCTTACAGGGTCTTGTTTATCTACATGAACATGATCCTCCAGTAATTCATAGGGACCTCAAATGTGATAACATTTTTGTCAATGGCCATCTTGGACAAGTGAAAATTGGTGACCTGGGTCTAGCAGCAATTCTCCATGGTTCCCAACCAGCTCACAGTGTTATAGGTAttactatttatcttttttctacCAATGATTGTTGAACGTATTGACTATTGAACCACTCTAATTgttgtttgttaattttttccaTTGTTCTAGGCACCCCAGAGTTCATGGCACCAGAATTATATGAAGAAGAATACAATGAACTTGTTGATGTGTACTCATTTGGCATGTGTGTTCTGGAAATGCTTACATCTGATTATCCATATAGTGAATGTGCTAACCCTGCACAGATATACAAGAAAGTGACATCGGTAAGTTCAGATCATGTTTTAAGGTTTAAAGATATCGGTAGAGATAGGACTTTATATATAAGCAACTTTTCTGTCTTTTTGTGTTCAGGGGAAGCTACCGGCATCATTTTTCAGGATTGAAGACACAGAAGCACAAAGGTTTATTGGCAAGTGTCTAATAACTGCAGCAAAGAGACCATCAGCTAAAGAATTGTTGAATGATCCATTTCTTTTGTCTGATGATGCATCATCCATGACAAAGATCGGAATTCAGAAACCCTTTTTAAATtacaatgaaatggaaaagctTCAATTGGATGATGTTTCACCTAGGACTGAAATGTCAATAACTGGGAAGCTAAATCCAGAACATGATACTATCTTTCTCAAAGTGCAAATTTCCGACAAGGATGGTATTAATATTTCCTTTTACATTCAATTTAGGGAAAAATCTTGTTTTGAAGTTGTCTAAATGCAAGTTTCTTGTAATTTTACCACAACAAcatctatttttctttagtaAATGAACTTGAGCCTTTATTGAAGTACTAAGTAGCAATAAAACTTTTCTGCTATCTTCACAGGTTCTTGTAGGAATGTATACTTTCCTTTTGACATATACACAGACACTCCCATTGATGTTGCAATGGAGATGGTGAAGGAATTGGAGATCACAGATTTGAAGCCTTCTGATATTGCAAATATGATTGAAGGAGAGATATCTGTGCTGCTGCCAAATAAGAGGAATAGTAACTGTTCAGTTATCACGATGACGACGACAACGAATCATCATTTCCACTCTGCCTCTTCTCGTTCATCATCCCAAGGATCAATATCAGGCTCAGACAGTAGAGCTGATGACTTATTGAATGGAGATTATTGGCTCCATGGTATGTCTTCTTTGTCCCTTCCCCTATACTGTAGTAGCTACTGTGGAAGTGTGCAAGTGTGAGTAAAAAGTCCTGCATTGGGTAAGAATGAAGTTGAGCaacatataagtaaaaaaaatccacAAGCCTAATATCTTAAGATTTTGGGTCGGATATAGTGTCAAGTTCATTTCTGATTAATTCCTGACCCATTTGATCTGGTGTACTTAAATGATCATACTTTAGTTTGGAGTAGTTGCTTAGCAATAGGCTTTgttatttagttattttcattactttctggacaaatttttgaaaacaagaaataaagtgaaaatgagattgcgtttttgtaataatttatgaaataggaaacaaaaacagaaaatatggTGCAAGTTGTTCACCCTGGTTGGGTATGTGGGAAATTTCTTAAGATTACCATCCTTGAGAAAATAAGTAGTAATgacttgttaattttatttgctTTTGTAAGGAACAAATGCAACCTTGATATCTTATTGCGGTTTTATGTTTTCCATGAACTTGTAAGGAAGTCCTCATGAAAAGTTACTATAGTTTAGAACAATCACATAGTAAGAGGAACATTGTTGTTTTCAACTAATCTTAATTAGTCTCTGTATTAATCTTGATAATTGCAGGTGATGTACTTGATGATGCCAGTTCAATATGCTCCTCACATGGGACATATTCCAACTCAAACTTTTGTTCAGTGGATGAGCAGGAGGAAAACCATAAGGCTTCTACAAGAAAAGATAAACATCTCATCATAAAGAGTCACATGTGCACAAGAT
This window harbors:
- the LOC100778102 gene encoding probable serine/threonine-protein kinase WNK4, translating into MYSNKRCKEDGKAEPRYIETDPTGRYARVGDILGKGAMKTVYKAIDEVLGIEVAWSQVKLNEALRKPEDLERLYLEVHLLSTLKHQSIMRFYTSWIDVDNKTFNFITEMFTSGTLREYRKKYKHIGLQAIKSWTRLILQGLVYLHEHDPPVIHRDLKCDNIFVNGHLGQVKIGDLGLAAILHGSQPAHSVIGTPEFMAPELYEEEYNELVDVYSFGMCVLEMLTSDYPYSECANPAQIYKKVTSGKLPASFFRIEDTEAQRFIGKCLITAAKRPSAKELLNDPFLLSDDASSMTKIGIQKPFLNYNEMEKLQLDDVSPRTEMSITGKLNPEHDTIFLKVQISDKDGSCRNVYFPFDIYTDTPIDVAMEMVKELEITDLKPSDIANMIEGEISVLLPNKRNSNCSVITMTTTTNHHFHSASSRSSSQGSISGSDSRADDLLNGDYWLHGDVLDDASSICSSHGTYSNSNFCSVDEQEENHKASTRKDKHLIIKSHMCTRFSPNEDPITLNQCKVLAGPQAPSTSKNKRMMDNRRLTRNKSLIDTRSQLLHRSLVEEVNKRRLFNTVGAVENIGFVTPYEVTNKKSHPACGAFDVNSSRSSKRENFNREKFF